One Zeugodacus cucurbitae isolate PBARC_wt_2022May chromosome 3, idZeuCucr1.2, whole genome shotgun sequence genomic region harbors:
- the LOC128920165 gene encoding glutamate dehydrogenase, mitochondrial-like: VIVQGFGNVGSHASVFVVEAGAKLIGVQEFDVSLVNENGIDPKDLMEYYAKNNKSIKGYTKATEKEGSLLGEKCDILMPCSTQKVLTVENANSVQAKMILEGANGPSTPAADEILRKKNVLIIPDLFCNAGGVTVSYFEYL, translated from the exons gtgatcgtacaagggtttggcaatgtcggttcccatgcatccgtttttgtagtggaagccggtgccaaactgatcggtgttcaagaatttgacgtgtctctagtaaatgagaatggcattgatccaaag gacttaatggagtattatgcaaaaaataataaatcaatcaagggctataccaaagccaccgaaaaagagggcagtttgttgggtgaaaaatgcgatatactaatgccttgctctacgcaaaaggttctcactgtcgaaaatgctaacagtgtacaagccaagatgattttagaaggcgctaatggtccttcgacgccagctgccgatgaaatattacgtaaaaagaatgtactcattataccggatttgttttgcaatgctggcggtgtaacggtatcctactttgagtactta
- the LOC128920407 gene encoding LOW QUALITY PROTEIN: glutamate dehydrogenase, mitochondrial-like (The sequence of the model RefSeq protein was modified relative to this genomic sequence to represent the inferred CDS: substituted 2 bases at 2 genomic stop codons), which produces MPKHLEKINKDKDPPFAHMVEYYYHSAAQLMEPMMIKELEKYPYMKKEQREQRVSAMLKLMGCTTNLLEVTFPIIRSDGNYELINGYRAHHTRHRLPLKGGIRFAMDVDADEIRALAYLMAFKTACVNVPFGGSKGGIRIDPKKYTAQELQTITRRYTMELLRRNMIGPGIDVPAPDVNTSQREMSWLVDQYIKTFGYNDVDALAITTGKPVEIGGINGRTAATGRGLFKAAECFIMDKDWMDLLGWKTGWKDKTVIVQGFGNVGSHASVFVVEAGAKLIGVQEFDVSLVNENGIDPKDLMEYYAKNNKSIKGYTKATEKVGSLLGEKCDILMPCSTQKVLTVENANSVQAKMILEGANGPSTPAADEILREKNVLIIPDLFCNAGGVTVSYFEYLKNINHVSYGKMNVKREKAIINEIFNSMNECEVSELXPPCKXPNKKLKLIRDCTKEADIVDAGLQTVMETAGAGIKIVANEFGLCNDLRTAAFIYSIYKIFRALEMEGISQQ; this is translated from the exons atgcccaagcatttggaaaaaatcaataaagacaaagacccaccatttgcacacatggttgagtattattatcactcggccgctcagctaatggagccgatgatgataaaggagctggaaaagtatccttacatgaagaaggaacagcgtgaacaacgtgtttccgccatgcttaaattgatgggctgcactacaaatttattggaagttaccttccctataataagaagtgatggcaattacgagctaatcaacggctatcgcgcacaccacactagacacagattaccactcaaaggcg gcatacgttttgccatggacgtcgacgccgatgagatacgcgctttggcttatctgatggcgtttaagacggcttgcgtgaatgtaccgtttggtggttccaagggtggcatacgtatcgacccgaagaagtatactgcacaagaattgcaaacaattacgcgtcgctatacaatggagctattacgtcgcaatatgataggtccgggtatagatgtaccggcaccagatgtgaatactagccaacgcgagatgagttggttggtggatcaatatattaaaacttttg gctataacgatgtagatgcattggccatcacgactggtaagccagtagaaataggcggtataaatggtcgcaccgccgccacgggacgtggtctatttaaggcggctgaatgttttattatggataaagattggatggatttattaggctggaagactggttggaaagataaaaccgtgatcgtacaagggtttggcaatgtcggttcccatgcatccgtttttgtagtggaagccggtgccaaactgattggtgttcaagaatttgacgtgtctctagtaaatgagaatggcattgatccaaag gacttaatggagtattatgcaaaaaataataaatcaatcaagggctataccaaagccaccgaaaaagtgggcagtttgttgggtgaaaaatgcgatatactaatgccttgctctacgcaaaaggttctcactgtcgaaaatgctaacagtgtacaagccaagatgattttagaaggcgctaatggtccttcgacgccagctgccgatgaaatattacgtgaaaagaatgtactcattataccggatttgttttgcaatgctggcggtgtaacggtatcctactttgagtacttaaagaatatcaatcatgtatcttatggcaaaatgaatgttaaacgcgagaaagccataatcaacgagatctttaactccatgaatgagtgcgaggtaagtgaactttgaccaccgtgcaaataa ccaaacaaaaagttaaagctcataagagactgtacgaaggaggcggatattgtagacgcaggactacaaacagttatggaaactgcgggggcaggcattaagattgtggccaatgaattcggtctctgcaatgatttacgcaccgctgcctttatttactcgatttataagattttccgagccttagaaatggagggcatttctcagcaataa
- the LOC128920405 gene encoding LOW QUALITY PROTEIN: glutamate dehydrogenase, mitochondrial-like (The sequence of the model RefSeq protein was modified relative to this genomic sequence to represent the inferred CDS: substituted 2 bases at 2 genomic stop codons) — MPKHLEKINKDKDPPFAHMVEYYYHSAAQLMEPMMIKELEKYPYMKKEQREQRVSAMLKLMGCTTNLLEVTFPIIRSDGNYELINGYRAHHTRHRLPLKGGIRFAMDVDADEIRALAYLMAFKTACVNVPFGGSKGGIRIDPKKYTAQELQTITRRYTMELLRRNMIGPGIDVPAPDVNTSQREMSWLVDQYIKTFGYNDVDALAITTGKPVEIGGINGRTAATGRGLFKAAECFIMDKDWMDLLGWKTGWKDKTVIVQGFGNVGSHASVFVVEAGAKLIGVQEFDVSLVNENGIDPKDLMEYYAKNNKSIKGYTKATEKVGSLLGEKCDILMPCSTQKVLTVENANSVQAKMILEGANGPSTPAADEILREKNVLIIPDLFCNAGGVTVSYFEYLKNINHVSYGKMNVKREKAIINEIFNSINECEVSELXPPCKXPNKKLKLIRDCTKEADIVDAGLQTVMETAGAGIKIVANEFGLCNDLRTAAFIYSISKIFRALEMEGISQQ; from the exons atgcccaagcatttggaaaaaatcaataaagacaaagacccaccatttgcacacatggttgagtattattatcactcggccgctcagctaatggagccgatgatgataaaggagctggaaaagtatccttacatgaagaaggaacagcgtgaacaacgtgtttccgccatgcttaaattgatgggctgcactacaaatttattggaagttaccttccctataataagaagtgatggcaattacgagctaatcaacggctatcgcgcacaccacactagacacagattaccactcaaaggcg gcatacgttttgccatggacgtcgacgccgatgagatacgcgctttggcttatctgatggcgtttaagacggcttgcgtgaatgtaccgtttggtggttccaagggtggcatacgtatcgacccgaagaagtatactgcacaagaattgcaaacaattacgcgtcgctatacaatggagctattacgtcgcaatatgataggtccgggtatagatgtaccggcaccagatgtgaatactagccaacgcgagatgagttggttggtggatcaatatattaaaacttttg gctataacgatgtagatgcattggccatcacgactggtaagccagtagaaataggcggtataaatggtcgcaccgccgccacgggacgtggtctatttaaggcggctgaatgttttattatggataaagattggatggatttattaggctggaagactggttggaaagataaaaccgtgatcgtacaagggtttggcaatgtcggttcccatgcatccgtttttgtagtggaagccggtgccaaactgattggtgttcaagaatttgacgtgtctctagtaaatgagaatggcattgatccaaag gacttaatggagtattatgcaaaaaataataaatcaatcaagggctataccaaagccaccgaaaaagtgggcagtttgttgggtgaaaaatgcgatatactaatgccttgctctacgcaaaaggttctcactgtcgaaaatgctaacagtgtacaagccaagatgattttagaaggcgctaatggtccttcgacgccagctgccgatgaaatattacgtgaaaagaatgtactcattataccggatttgttttgcaatgctggcggtgtaacggtatcctactttgagtacttaaagaatatcaatcatgtatcttatggcaaaatgaatgttaaacgcgagaaagccataatcaacgagatctttaactccattaatgagtgcgaggtaagtgaactttgaccaccgtgcaaataa ccaaacaaaaagttaaagctcataagagactgtacgaaggaggcggatattgtagacgcaggactacaaacagttatggaaactgcgggggcaggcattaagattgtggccaatgaattcggtctctgcaatgatttacgcaccgctgcctttatttactcgatttctaagattttccgagccttagaaatggagggcatttctcaacaataa
- the LOC128920451 gene encoding LOW QUALITY PROTEIN: glutamate dehydrogenase, mitochondrial-like (The sequence of the model RefSeq protein was modified relative to this genomic sequence to represent the inferred CDS: substituted 2 bases at 2 genomic stop codons), with translation MPKHLEKINKDKDPPFAHMVEYYYHSAAQLMEPMMIKELEKYPYMKKEQREQRVSAMLKLMGCTTNLLEVTFPIIRSDGNYELITGYRAHHTRHRLPLKGGIRFAMDVDADEIRALAYLMAFKTACVNVPFGGSKGGIRIDPKKYTAQELQTITRRYTMELLRRNMIGPGIDVPAPDVNTSQREMSWLVDQYIKTFGYNDVDALAITTGKPVEIGGINGRTAATGRGLFKAAECFIMDKDWMDLLGWKTGWKDKTVIVQGFGNVGSHASVFVVEAGAKLIGVQEFDVSLVNENGIDPKDLMEYYAKNNKSIKGYTKATEKEGSLLGEKCDILMPCSTQKVLTVENANSVQAKMILEGANGPSTPAADEILREKNVLIIPDLFCNAGGVTVSYFEYLKNINHVSYGKMNVKREKAIINEIFNSINECEVSELXPPCKXPNKKLKLIRDCTKEADIVDAGLQTVMETAGAGIKIVANEFGLCNDLRTAAFIYSISKIFRALEMEGISQQ, from the exons atgcccaagcatttggaaaaaatcaataaagacaaagacccaccatttgcacacatggttgagtattattatcactcggccgctcagctaatggagccgatgatgataaaggagctggaaaagtatccttacatgaagaaggaacagcgtgaacaacgtgtttccgccatgcttaaattgatgggctgcactacaaatctattggaagttaccttccctataataagaagtgatggcaattacgagctaatcaccggctatcgcgcacaccacactagacacagattaccactcaaaggcg gcatacgttttgccatggacgtcgacgccgatgagatacgcgctttggcttatctgatggcgtttaagacggcttgcgtgaatgtaccgtttggtggttccaagggtggcatacgtatcgacccgaagaagtatactgcacaagaattgcaaacaattacgcgtcgctatacaatggagctattacgtcgcaatatgataggtccgggtatagatgtaccggcaccagatgtgaatactagccaacgcgagatgagttggttggtggatcaatatattaaaacttttg gctataacgatgtagatgcattggccatcacgactggtaagccagtagaaataggcggtataaatggtcgcaccgccgccacgggacgtggtctatttaaggcggctgaatgttttattatggataaagattggatggatttattaggctggaagactggttggaaagataaaaccgtgatcgtacaagggtttggcaatgtcggttcccatgcatccgtttttgtagtggaagccggtgccaaactgatcggtgttcaagaatttgacgtgtctctagtaaatgagaatggcattgatccaaag gacttaatggagtattatgcaaaaaataataaatcaatcaagggctataccaaagccaccgaaaaagagggcagtttgttgggtgaaaaatgcgatatactaatgccttgctctacgcaaaaggttctcactgtcgaaaatgctaacagtgtacaagccaagatgattttagaaggcgctaatggtccttcgacgccagctgccgatgaaatattacgtgaaaagaatgtactcattataccggatttgttttgcaatgctggcggtgtaacggtatcctactttgagtacttaaagaatatcaatcatgtatcttatggcaaaatgaatgttaaacgcgagaaagccataatcaacgagatctttaactccattaatgagtgcgaggtaagtgaactttgaccaccgtgcaaataa ccaaacaaaaagttaaagctcataagagactgtacgaaggaggcggatattgtagacgcaggactacaaacagttatggaaactgcgggggcaggcattaagattgtggccaatgaattcggtctctgcaatgatttacgcaccgctgcctttatttactcgatttctaagattttccgagccttagaaatggagggcatttctcaacaataa